A single genomic interval of Dromiciops gliroides isolate mDroGli1 chromosome 1, mDroGli1.pri, whole genome shotgun sequence harbors:
- the IGFBP3 gene encoding insulin-like growth factor-binding protein 3 has translation MVSKLYLIWAAAAAALALLSRLAVAVGPVVRCEPCDTRALEQCKPLVPDCAELVREPGCGCCLTCALQEGNPCGVYTERCGAGLSCQPQPGEARPLQALLDGRGLCTNVTASKLKAFLMQGPHATGNASDEEEDRNTSSMENQAIPSVPRVPDSKFHPHHTKLDIIRKGQAKDTQRYKMEYESQSTDTQNFSSESKQETEYGPCRREMEDTLNHLKFLNVLSPRGIHIPNCDKKGFYKKKQCRPSKGRKRGFCWCVDKYGQPLPGYDAKGKGDAHCYNLENK, from the exons ATGGTGTCCAAGCTTTACTTGATCTGGGCAGCGGCAGCAGCTGCACTGGCGCTGCTGAGCCGGCTGGCGGTAGCCGTGGGGCCGGTGGTCCGCTGCGAGCCATGCGACACGCGGGCTCTGGAGCAGTGTAAGCCTCTGGTGCCAGACTGCGCTGAGCTGGTGCGCGAACCGGGTTGCGGATGTTGCCTGACCTGCGCCCTGCAAGAGGGCAACCCGTGCGGTGTGTATACCGAGCGCTGCGGCGCAGGTCTCAGCTGCCAGCCACAGCCGGGAGAGGCCAGACCCTTGCAGGCGCTCTTAGATGGCCGGGGCCTCTGTACCAATGTGACCGCCAGCAAGCTGAAGGCGTTCCTGATGCAAGGTCCACATGCTACAG GAAATGCCAGTGATGAAGAAGAAGACCGGAACACCAGCAGCATGGAGAACCAGGCAATCCCCAGTGTTCCCAGAGTacctgattccaaattccatccaCACCACACCAAACTAGACATCATCAGGAAAGGACAAGCCAAAGACACTCAGCGCTACAAAATGGAGTATGAGTCACAAAGCACTGACACACAGAATTTCTCTTCTGAATCCAAACAGGAGACTGAATAT GGGCCTTGCCGCAGAGAAATGGAAGACACATTGAACCACCTGAAGTTTCTGAATGTCTTGAGCCCAAGAGGGATTCATATTCCAAACTGTGACAAGAAAGGATTCTATAAGAAGAAGCAA tgcCGCCCttccaaaggaagaaagaggggttTCTGCTGGTGTGTGGATAAATATGGACAACCACTCCCTGGATATGATGCCAAAGGGAAAGGAGATGCCCACTGCTACAACTTGGAGAACAAATAA